A genomic segment from Bdellovibrio sp. ArHS encodes:
- a CDS encoding citrate synthase encodes MAEVNIYEGALDKGLEGVVACTTKVSFIVGDSLNFRGYTIDDLAENSTFEEVTYLLWNDKMPNAKELETFSATLHKEMALSPEFIKVLKAIPTNVHPMGWLRTAVSLMAHWDADANDNSPEANLRKSVRLTAKMGTLLCAFDAIRKGQEPVQPKADKSIAWNMMYMLGGGKEPNAEHVKVMDTCLILHADHELNCSAFATRVTASSLSDLHSAIVSAIGALKGPLHGGANEQVILMLQKIGTMDKAQQFVKDALQAKEKVMGIGHRVYKNGDPRARILRGMSDKLTKAAGIHHMYEMSTLIDDTMYKEKGLMPNVDFYSATVYFSMGIPTDLFTPIFAASRISGWCAHAFEQYANNRIYRPRGKWAGKEGLKWVPAAQR; translated from the coding sequence ATGGCTGAAGTAAATATCTACGAAGGCGCCTTAGATAAGGGTTTGGAAGGCGTTGTCGCTTGTACGACGAAAGTATCTTTTATCGTCGGTGATTCTCTTAATTTCCGTGGTTACACAATTGACGATCTGGCGGAAAATTCAACTTTTGAGGAAGTAACTTACCTTCTTTGGAATGATAAAATGCCTAATGCGAAAGAGCTTGAGACTTTTTCTGCAACACTTCACAAAGAAATGGCATTGAGCCCCGAGTTTATTAAAGTTCTAAAAGCGATCCCAACCAATGTTCATCCTATGGGTTGGTTGCGCACAGCGGTTTCATTGATGGCTCACTGGGATGCAGATGCCAATGACAACTCTCCAGAAGCGAATCTTCGTAAATCGGTTCGTTTGACTGCAAAAATGGGAACTTTGCTTTGCGCTTTTGATGCTATTCGCAAAGGGCAAGAGCCGGTTCAACCCAAGGCGGATAAGTCTATCGCTTGGAACATGATGTACATGCTTGGTGGTGGTAAAGAGCCTAATGCTGAGCACGTGAAGGTGATGGACACTTGTTTGATCCTTCATGCCGACCACGAGTTGAATTGCTCTGCATTTGCAACTCGCGTAACGGCGTCTTCTTTGTCAGATCTTCATTCTGCGATTGTTTCTGCGATCGGGGCGTTGAAGGGACCTCTGCACGGTGGTGCCAACGAACAAGTGATCTTGATGCTTCAGAAAATCGGCACCATGGATAAGGCGCAACAATTTGTAAAAGACGCTTTGCAAGCCAAAGAAAAAGTGATGGGTATCGGTCACCGCGTTTATAAAAATGGGGACCCTCGTGCGCGTATCTTGCGTGGCATGTCTGACAAATTGACCAAAGCGGCTGGCATTCACCACATGTACGAAATGTCGACATTGATTGACGACACTATGTACAAAGAAAAAGGTTTGATGCCGAATGTGGACTTCTATTCAGCGACTGTTTACTTCTCTATGGGTATTCCGACAGATCTGTTCACACCGATCTTTGCGGCATCTCGTATTTCTGGTTGGTGCGCTCATGCGTTTGAACAATACGCAAACAACCGCATCTATCGTCCTCGTGGTAAATGGGCCGGAAAAGAAGGCCTTAAATGGGTTCCTGCAGCGCAAAGATAA